One genomic window of Maribacter aquivivus includes the following:
- a CDS encoding SusD/RagB family nutrient-binding outer membrane lipoprotein, with product MKKIIKYITVVFTAGVLLNSCETTDLDLRTSPNDLAADQADPNLLLNSIQLAYVANMYTINDIGSELTRIDYMNGRNYFNTYPGDTFDDIWERLYSSTDGNNDVFTNAVDLGIFPNVENLKTIDAESDTDFSFHIAVGQTLKAHMLLLVTDYLGKATLSQAGNPAEFPAPLLDDGEDVYAGALALLTEAEALFAADPATQGGVDFFYGGDTENWIKLINTIRLKAAVTTGDTSTFNSIIAGGDYIAETADDFQWQYGTRELQPDTRHPDYNDDYTSSGANLYQNNWLMNNMLVKNDPRIRYYFYRQESETPGAQDVAPNEELLACSLAIPPAHYEGFVYCSVDNGYWGRSHGNNEGGPPDGFQKTAAGVYPAGGRFDDSSFDVVGLGFGGGGGGIEPIILASYVDFWQAEVATSAAAKATFLEAGMTKSIAKVQSFGSLDSGADLSVAPSDDDVTAYIDGIVADYSAATGDDQTNILSEQYWIALYGGGVEAFNYYRRTGFPTTLAPNWELNPGAFPRSFLYPQTEVITNSNVSQKSDLSTQVFWDTNPAGPAFPSAN from the coding sequence ATGAAAAAAATTATTAAATATATAACCGTTGTTTTTACCGCAGGAGTGCTTTTAAACTCTTGTGAAACAACAGACCTAGATCTTAGGACTAGCCCTAACGATCTTGCTGCGGATCAAGCAGATCCAAACCTGTTATTGAATTCGATTCAATTAGCATATGTTGCTAATATGTATACGATAAACGATATAGGTTCTGAACTAACCAGAATTGACTACATGAACGGTCGTAACTACTTTAACACTTACCCAGGTGATACTTTTGATGACATTTGGGAACGTCTTTACAGTAGCACAGATGGTAATAACGATGTTTTCACTAACGCTGTTGACTTAGGTATTTTTCCTAACGTTGAAAACCTAAAAACGATTGATGCTGAATCTGATACAGATTTCTCATTTCATATCGCTGTAGGTCAAACTTTAAAAGCACATATGCTTTTATTAGTTACCGATTATTTAGGGAAAGCTACTTTGAGTCAAGCAGGTAACCCTGCTGAGTTCCCTGCTCCTTTGTTAGATGATGGAGAAGATGTTTACGCAGGTGCATTAGCATTGCTAACCGAAGCTGAAGCATTATTTGCTGCTGATCCTGCTACGCAAGGTGGTGTAGATTTTTTCTATGGTGGTGACACTGAAAACTGGATTAAACTAATCAACACCATAAGATTAAAAGCTGCTGTTACAACAGGTGACACAAGTACTTTTAACTCGATTATTGCAGGTGGTGATTACATAGCTGAAACAGCAGATGATTTTCAATGGCAATATGGCACAAGAGAATTACAACCAGATACGCGTCACCCAGATTACAACGACGACTATACTAGTAGTGGAGCTAACCTTTATCAGAACAACTGGTTAATGAATAACATGTTAGTAAAAAATGACCCTAGAATTAGATATTATTTCTATCGTCAAGAAAGTGAAACCCCAGGTGCGCAGGATGTAGCACCAAATGAGGAATTACTTGCATGTTCACTTGCTATACCACCTGCTCATTATGAAGGTTTTGTTTATTGTTCAGTAGATAATGGATACTGGGGTAGATCTCACGGTAATAATGAAGGAGGCCCACCAGATGGTTTCCAAAAAACCGCAGCTGGCGTATATCCTGCTGGAGGTAGATTCGATGATAGTAGTTTTGATGTTGTTGGTCTTGGCTTTGGTGGCGGAGGCGGCGGTATAGAGCCAATCATCTTAGCATCTTATGTAGATTTTTGGCAAGCAGAAGTAGCAACTTCAGCTGCAGCAAAAGCAACATTTTTAGAAGCTGGTATGACAAAGTCGATTGCTAAAGTTCAAAGTTTTGGTTCTTTAGATTCTGGTGCAGATTTATCTGTAGCCCCTTCAGATGATGATGTAACAGCATATATTGACGGTATTGTTGCCGATTACTCAGCAGCTACAGGAGATGACCAAACAAACATCTTATCTGAGCAATACTGGATCGCACTTTACGGTGGTGGTGTTGAAGCTTTCAACTATTACAGAAGAACAGGCTTCCCAACAACTTTAGCTCCTAACTGGGAACTAAATCCAGGTGCTTTTCCTAGATCATTTTTGTATCCTCAAACAGAGGTTATTACAAACTCAAATGTTTCTCAGAAATCTGATTTATCAACTCAAGTATTTTGGGATACCAATCCAGCCGGACCAGCCTTCCCATCTGCTAACTAA
- a CDS encoding SusC/RagA family TonB-linked outer membrane protein, whose amino-acid sequence MRTKLNGLLTLLLALVVHISFAQQKTVSGTVTDQGGLPLPGVNIVVEGTTTGTQTDFDGNYSIMAAQGETLLFTYIGQKAVRKSVGAGSTVSVQMEEDAQALEEVVVTAQGIKREKKALGFAVSSVDEEDLESRSEGDVARVLSGKASGVQITAAGGMSGSATNVVVRGLSSFSGSNQALFVVDGVPFSSDTNAQDTNGGGSNFLTGNTGSSRFLDLDPNNIAKIEVLKGLAAATLYGSQGKNGVILITTKAGSAVGGKKKTEITVNQSYFVNEFASLPDYQDEYGNGFDQAFGWFFSNWGPSFEESGLSGWARQASIDENGTLEHPYSSTSVASTREAFPEFQGARYDWKPYDSVEDYFKPGSVSSTSVNINGASEDGNTTFNANFGYLDDESFIPGNGLSRANVSIGGRSKLSNRFTVSGAMNYSRTDYSSPPIAASEGNGTTGLSIFGNIYFTPRSVDLLGLPYQNPIDGSSVYYRNGNDIINPRWTANNAKYSQLTTRVFWNASVQYDINDNLNMTYRAGLDYYNERNEQYSNKGGVAFTSAIFGFLNTYDNNNTIWDHYLALNGNYDLSEKLGMTFNVGATTRSTTFDQSGVASTGQIVFDIQRHFNYANQSPIQYTEKRNIAGLLGQVTLDYDNMLFLTGSTRTDWVSNLTTENNSQTYPSVSASFLPTAAWPGIKSEKGLNFLKLRAGLGQSATFPTAYPTISVVEQNTQVFGEGGEVTTNQVAGFKANPDLKPEILSEFEVGFESKFFSNRVSLDFTYFDRTTKDLIVREPLSPSTGFTFTQSNVGKIEGDGIEIDLGVDWFRSDDRSGFNWNTRANFTKNKFTVTEQEQDIIIYAGSSTLSVGGNAAIKGEQLGVIVGDAIARDADGNFLIDDGGDYVTTEIDANGNVPIIGNPNPDYIMNIINSFSYKNWNLGFQISHIKGGDVVSNTIGTLLGRGLITETLDRENTYILPGVSQSTGEVNNKQINNSTYYFNNILFGPTELKVYDASVLRLQELSLGYTFPAKALERTPFGSLTITAQGFNLWFDAYNTPEGANFDPNIQGAGVGNSQGFDFINGPSSRRYGISLKATF is encoded by the coding sequence ATGAGAACAAAACTAAATGGATTGTTAACGCTACTTTTAGCGTTAGTTGTGCATATTTCTTTTGCACAGCAAAAAACAGTATCCGGTACGGTTACTGATCAGGGAGGGCTTCCTTTGCCCGGAGTTAACATTGTAGTTGAAGGTACCACTACTGGTACACAAACTGATTTTGATGGTAACTACTCTATTATGGCCGCACAAGGCGAAACATTATTGTTTACTTACATCGGTCAAAAAGCCGTAAGAAAATCGGTAGGAGCCGGTAGCACAGTAAGTGTACAAATGGAAGAAGACGCACAAGCACTTGAAGAAGTGGTTGTTACCGCTCAAGGTATTAAGCGTGAGAAAAAAGCTTTAGGTTTTGCAGTTTCATCTGTAGACGAAGAAGATTTAGAGTCTCGTTCTGAAGGTGATGTTGCACGTGTATTATCAGGTAAAGCATCTGGTGTTCAGATTACTGCTGCTGGTGGTATGTCTGGTTCTGCAACAAACGTTGTAGTTAGAGGTCTAAGTTCCTTTAGTGGAAGTAACCAAGCTCTTTTTGTTGTTGATGGTGTGCCTTTTAGTAGTGATACTAATGCACAAGATACAAACGGTGGTGGTTCTAATTTCTTAACTGGTAACACTGGTTCTTCAAGATTTTTAGATTTAGATCCAAACAACATCGCAAAAATTGAAGTACTTAAAGGTCTTGCGGCTGCAACACTTTATGGTTCTCAAGGTAAAAACGGTGTAATCCTTATTACTACTAAAGCAGGTTCTGCTGTTGGTGGTAAAAAGAAAACAGAAATTACTGTTAATCAATCTTACTTTGTTAATGAATTTGCTTCATTACCAGATTACCAAGATGAATATGGTAACGGATTTGATCAAGCATTCGGTTGGTTCTTTAGTAACTGGGGTCCAAGTTTTGAAGAAAGCGGACTTTCTGGATGGGCAAGACAAGCATCCATTGATGAGAACGGTACTTTAGAGCACCCATACAGTAGTACTTCAGTTGCATCTACAAGAGAAGCTTTTCCAGAATTTCAAGGTGCAAGATATGATTGGAAACCTTATGACTCTGTTGAAGACTACTTCAAACCAGGTTCAGTAAGTTCTACATCTGTTAACATTAATGGTGCTTCTGAAGATGGTAATACTACCTTCAACGCTAACTTTGGTTATTTAGATGACGAGTCTTTTATTCCTGGTAACGGATTATCAAGAGCTAACGTTTCTATTGGTGGTAGATCTAAATTATCAAACAGATTTACAGTATCTGGAGCAATGAACTATTCTAGAACAGATTATAGCTCACCTCCAATTGCAGCAAGTGAAGGTAACGGTACAACTGGTCTTTCAATTTTTGGTAACATTTACTTTACACCAAGAAGTGTTGACTTATTAGGTCTACCTTACCAAAACCCAATTGACGGTTCTAGTGTTTACTATAGAAATGGTAATGACATTATCAACCCTCGTTGGACTGCTAATAATGCAAAGTACTCTCAGTTAACTACTCGTGTTTTCTGGAACGCTTCTGTACAATATGACATTAACGATAATCTTAACATGACTTATAGAGCAGGTTTAGATTATTACAATGAAAGAAACGAACAATACTCTAACAAGGGTGGTGTTGCATTTACAAGTGCAATTTTTGGTTTCCTAAATACCTATGATAACAATAATACAATTTGGGATCACTACTTAGCTTTAAATGGTAATTATGATTTATCAGAAAAATTAGGTATGACTTTCAACGTTGGTGCAACTACAAGATCAACTACTTTTGACCAGTCTGGTGTTGCTAGTACAGGACAGATAGTATTTGACATACAAAGACACTTCAACTACGCTAACCAGTCTCCTATTCAGTATACTGAAAAAAGAAATATCGCTGGTTTGCTAGGTCAAGTTACTTTAGATTATGACAACATGTTATTCTTAACAGGTTCTACTAGAACTGACTGGGTTTCTAACCTTACAACAGAGAATAATAGCCAAACATACCCAAGTGTAAGTGCATCTTTCTTGCCTACTGCTGCTTGGCCTGGCATTAAATCTGAAAAAGGACTTAATTTCTTAAAGCTTAGAGCTGGTTTAGGTCAGTCTGCAACATTCCCAACTGCTTACCCTACAATTAGTGTTGTAGAACAAAATACTCAAGTATTTGGTGAAGGTGGTGAAGTTACAACGAACCAGGTTGCTGGTTTCAAAGCGAATCCTGATTTAAAACCAGAAATACTTTCTGAATTTGAAGTTGGTTTTGAATCTAAATTCTTTAGTAATAGAGTTTCTTTAGATTTCACATATTTCGATAGAACTACTAAAGATCTTATCGTAAGAGAACCTCTTTCTCCTTCTACTGGTTTTACATTTACTCAAAGTAATGTTGGTAAAATAGAAGGCGATGGTATTGAAATTGATTTAGGTGTAGATTGGTTTAGAAGTGATGACAGAAGTGGATTCAACTGGAATACAAGAGCAAACTTTACTAAAAACAAATTTACTGTAACAGAACAAGAGCAAGACATCATTATTTATGCTGGTAGTTCTACATTGTCTGTTGGTGGTAACGCAGCAATAAAAGGTGAGCAATTAGGTGTAATTGTAGGTGATGCAATTGCAAGAGATGCTGATGGCAATTTCTTAATTGATGATGGTGGTGATTATGTAACTACAGAAATTGATGCTAATGGAAATGTGCCAATTATTGGTAATCCAAACCCTGACTATATCATGAACATTATTAACTCTTTTTCTTACAAGAATTGGAATTTAGGTTTTCAAATTAGTCATATTAAAGGTGGTGATGTAGTATCTAACACAATTGGTACTTTATTAGGTAGAGGTTTAATAACTGAAACTTTAGATAGAGAGAACACATATATTTTACCTGGTGTTTCTCAAAGTACTGGTGAAGTAAACAATAAGCAGATTAATAACTCTACTTACTACTTCAACAATATCTTATTTGGCCCAACTGAGTTAAAAGTATATGATGCTTCTGTTCTTCGTTTACAAGAACTTTCTTTAGGGTACACTTTCCCTGCTAAGGCATTAGAAAGAACTCCTTTTGGATCATTGACAATTACTGCTCAAGGTTTCAACTTATGGTTTGATGCATACAACACTCCAGAAGGTGCAAACTTTGATCCAAATATTCAAGGTGCAGGTGTTGGTAACTCTCAAGGTTTTGACTTTATTAACGGTCCTAGTTCTAGAAGATATGGAATTAGTCTTAAAGCAACCTTTTAA
- the rpsL gene encoding 30S ribosomal protein S12 yields MPTISQLVRIGRETITKKSKSAALDSCPQRRGVCTRVYTTTPKKPNSAMRKVARVRLTNGKEVNAYIPGEGHNLQEHSIVLVRGGRVKDLPGVRYHIVRGALDTAGVAGRTQRRSKYGAKRPKN; encoded by the coding sequence ATGCCAACAATATCACAATTAGTACGAATAGGAAGAGAGACGATTACTAAGAAGAGTAAATCGGCTGCTTTGGATTCGTGTCCTCAAAGAAGGGGTGTTTGTACACGTGTTTATACTACCACGCCAAAGAAACCAAATTCAGCTATGAGAAAAGTAGCAAGGGTAAGGTTAACTAACGGTAAGGAAGTGAATGCTTACATTCCAGGAGAGGGTCACAATCTTCAAGAGCACTCGATAGTATTAGTAAGAGGCGGAAGAGTTAAAGATTTACCAGGAGTAAGGTATCATATTGTACGTGGTGCATTGGACACAGCAGGTGTAGCCGGTAGAACACAACGTAGATCTAAATATGGTGCGAAACGCCCTAAAAATTAA
- the rpsG gene encoding 30S ribosomal protein S7 codes for MRKKQAKKRPLLPDPRFNDQLVTRFVNMMMWDGKKSVSFGVFYDAIDIVDAKKTDEEKTALELWKDALSNVMPHVEVRSRRVGGATFQIPMQIRPDRKISTAMKWLISYARKRNEKGMAQKLAGEILAAAKEEGAAVKKRVDTHKMAEANKAFSHFRF; via the coding sequence ATGAGAAAAAAACAGGCAAAGAAAAGACCACTTTTACCAGATCCAAGATTTAATGATCAGTTGGTGACACGTTTCGTCAACATGATGATGTGGGATGGTAAAAAATCAGTATCTTTTGGTGTGTTTTATGATGCAATTGACATCGTAGATGCAAAGAAGACTGATGAGGAAAAGACGGCTTTAGAACTTTGGAAAGATGCATTAAGTAATGTTATGCCACACGTAGAAGTTAGAAGTAGAAGAGTTGGTGGTGCAACATTTCAGATTCCAATGCAAATTAGACCAGACCGTAAGATATCAACAGCTATGAAGTGGTTGATTAGTTATGCTAGAAAGCGTAATGAAAAAGGTATGGCTCAAAAATTAGCTGGAGAAATTTTAGCTGCGGCAAAAGAAGAAGGTGCTGCTGTTAAAAAAAGAGTCGATACGCACAAGATGGCTGAGGCAAACAAAGCATTTTCGCACTTTAGATTCTAG
- the fusA gene encoding elongation factor G, producing MARDLKFTRNIGIAAHIDAGKTTTTERILFYTGVSHKIGEVHDGAATMDWMEQEQERGITITSAATTCEWNFPMKNGELTDETKPYHFNIIDTPGHVDFTVEVNRSLRVLDGLVFLFSAVDGVEPQSETNWRLADNYKVPRIGFVNKMDRQGSNFLMVCKQVKEMLGSNAVPIVLPIGDEADFRGIVDLAKNRAITWHEEGFGATFDVIDIPEDMKAEVKEYRAALIEAVAEYDEELMEKFFEDEDSITEEEVHAALRAAVMDRAIIPMICGSSFKNKGVQFLLDAVCRYLPSPVDKEDIQGTNPDTGVVEKRKPSVKEPFSALAFKIATDPFVGRLAFFRTYSGRLDAGSYILNNRSGKKERISRIYQMHSNKQNAIDFIEAGDIGAAVGFKDIKTGDTMSDEKHPIVLESMDFPEPVIGIAVEPKTKADVDKLGMALAKLAEEDPTFQVKTDEASGQTIISGMGELHLDIIVDRLRREFKVEVNQGEPQVEYKEALTKTATHRETYKKQSGGRGKFGDISFEMSPADEDFEGEGLQFVDQIKGGRIPKEFIPSVEKGFAAAMQNGPLAGFEMDSMKVVLKDGSFHPVDSDALSFELAAKMGYKAAGKAAGAVIMEPIMKLEVITPEENMGDIVGDLNRRRGTIGDMSDRAGAKVVKGTVPLSEMFGYVTSLRTLSSGRATSTMEFSHYAETPSNISEEVIKAAKGITA from the coding sequence ATGGCAAGAGATTTAAAATTCACAAGAAATATAGGTATTGCTGCGCATATTGATGCTGGTAAGACTACTACGACTGAGCGTATACTTTTTTATACAGGTGTAAGTCATAAGATAGGTGAGGTTCATGATGGTGCTGCTACTATGGACTGGATGGAGCAGGAGCAAGAAAGAGGTATTACTATTACTTCGGCTGCTACTACATGTGAGTGGAACTTTCCAATGAAAAATGGTGAGTTGACTGATGAAACAAAACCTTATCATTTTAATATTATTGATACTCCGGGTCACGTTGATTTTACCGTAGAGGTGAATCGTTCTTTACGTGTATTGGATGGTTTAGTCTTTTTGTTTAGTGCTGTTGATGGTGTTGAGCCACAATCAGAAACTAACTGGAGATTAGCTGATAACTATAAGGTTCCAAGAATTGGTTTCGTGAACAAAATGGACCGTCAAGGTTCTAATTTCCTTATGGTTTGTAAGCAAGTAAAGGAGATGTTAGGTTCTAATGCTGTGCCAATAGTACTTCCAATCGGTGATGAAGCTGATTTTAGAGGTATTGTTGATTTAGCTAAGAATAGAGCAATTACATGGCATGAAGAAGGTTTTGGTGCTACTTTTGATGTGATTGACATTCCTGAGGATATGAAAGCTGAGGTTAAGGAGTATAGAGCTGCCTTAATAGAAGCTGTTGCTGAGTATGATGAGGAGTTAATGGAGAAATTTTTCGAAGATGAAGACTCTATTACTGAGGAGGAAGTTCATGCTGCTTTAAGAGCTGCTGTTATGGATCGTGCGATCATTCCTATGATTTGTGGTTCTTCATTTAAAAATAAAGGTGTTCAGTTTTTATTGGATGCTGTTTGTAGGTATTTGCCTTCTCCTGTAGATAAGGAAGATATTCAAGGTACTAACCCTGATACTGGCGTTGTTGAAAAACGTAAGCCTAGTGTTAAAGAGCCGTTTTCTGCGTTAGCATTTAAGATTGCAACAGATCCTTTTGTAGGTAGATTGGCATTCTTTAGAACATATTCTGGTCGTTTAGATGCTGGTTCTTATATATTGAACAACCGTTCGGGTAAAAAGGAGCGTATTTCTCGTATTTATCAAATGCACTCTAATAAGCAAAATGCTATCGATTTTATCGAAGCAGGTGATATTGGAGCAGCTGTAGGTTTTAAGGATATTAAGACTGGTGATACCATGTCTGATGAAAAGCACCCAATTGTTTTGGAAAGTATGGATTTTCCAGAACCTGTAATTGGTATTGCTGTTGAGCCTAAAACTAAAGCGGATGTAGATAAGTTGGGTATGGCTTTGGCTAAATTAGCTGAAGAGGATCCTACTTTTCAAGTGAAAACTGACGAAGCTTCTGGTCAAACAATTATATCTGGTATGGGTGAGCTTCACTTAGATATTATTGTGGATCGTTTAAGACGTGAGTTTAAAGTAGAGGTGAACCAAGGTGAGCCTCAGGTTGAATACAAAGAGGCGTTAACAAAAACTGCTACACATAGAGAGACTTATAAGAAGCAATCTGGTGGTCGTGGTAAATTTGGTGATATATCTTTCGAAATGAGTCCTGCTGATGAGGATTTCGAAGGAGAAGGGCTTCAGTTTGTTGATCAAATTAAAGGTGGCCGTATTCCTAAGGAATTTATACCATCAGTAGAGAAAGGTTTTGCTGCAGCAATGCAAAATGGACCTTTAGCTGGATTTGAGATGGATTCTATGAAGGTTGTATTGAAAGATGGATCTTTCCACCCTGTGGATTCTGATGCACTTTCTTTTGAATTAGCTGCTAAGATGGGTTACAAAGCTGCTGGTAAAGCTGCTGGTGCCGTAATCATGGAGCCAATTATGAAGTTGGAAGTTATTACTCCGGAAGAAAACATGGGTGATATCGTTGGGGATTTAAACAGACGTAGAGGAACTATTGGTGATATGAGTGATAGAGCTGGTGCCAAAGTTGTTAAGGGTACTGTTCCATTATCTGAAATGTTTGGATACGTAACATCTCTTAGAACTTTATCTTCAGGTCGTGCAACTTCAACAATGGAATTTTCACACTATGCAGAAACTCCTTCCAATATTTCAGAAGAAGTTATCAAAGCAGCAAAAGGTATAACAGCATAA
- the rpsJ gene encoding 30S ribosomal protein S10 — MSQKIRIKLKSYDHNLVDKSAEKIVKTVKTTGAVVTGPIPLPTHKKIFTVLRSPHVNKKSREQFQLSSYKRLLDIYSSSSKTIDALMKLELPSGVEVEIKV; from the coding sequence ATGAGTCAGAAAATTAGAATAAAACTAAAATCTTACGATCACAATTTAGTGGACAAGTCTGCTGAGAAGATTGTAAAAACGGTAAAGACAACCGGTGCTGTTGTAACAGGACCAATTCCTTTGCCAACACATAAAAAGATATTTACGGTTTTACGTTCACCTCACGTGAATAAAAAATCTAGAGAGCAGTTTCAATTAAGTTCTTACAAGAGATTGTTGGATATTTATAGCTCTTCATCTAAAACTATTGATGCACTTATGAAGTTAGAGCTTCCAAGTGGTGTTGAAGTGGAAATTAAGGTGTAA
- the rplC gene encoding 50S ribosomal protein L3, whose amino-acid sequence MSGLIGKKVGMTSIFDENGKNIPCTVIQAGPCVVTQVRTEEVDGYSALQLGFDDKAESRAIKAELGHFKKAGASPKKKVVEFRDFEGEFKLGDTVGVDVFVEGQFVDVIGTSKGKGFQGVVKRHGFAGVGQATHGQHNRLRAPGSIGAASYPARVFKGMKMAGRMGTDRVTVQNLRVLKVVPEKNLLVVKGCVPGHKNAYVTIQR is encoded by the coding sequence ATGTCTGGGTTAATAGGAAAGAAAGTAGGCATGACCAGTATTTTTGACGAGAATGGAAAAAACATTCCATGCACCGTTATTCAAGCTGGACCATGTGTAGTTACCCAAGTCAGAACCGAAGAGGTCGACGGGTATAGTGCCCTTCAACTTGGTTTCGATGACAAGGCAGAAAGTCGTGCTATTAAGGCTGAATTAGGCCATTTTAAAAAAGCAGGTGCTTCTCCTAAGAAAAAAGTCGTTGAATTCCGAGATTTTGAAGGTGAATTTAAATTAGGTGACACTGTAGGTGTTGATGTTTTCGTTGAAGGACAATTCGTAGATGTTATTGGAACGTCTAAGGGTAAAGGTTTTCAAGGTGTAGTAAAACGTCACGGTTTCGCTGGGGTTGGTCAAGCAACTCATGGTCAGCATAACAGACTTAGAGCTCCTGGTTCTATTGGTGCTGCGTCATATCCAGCTAGAGTTTTTAAGGGTATGAAAATGGCCGGTAGAATGGGTACTGATCGTGTAACGGTTCAGAATCTAAGAGTTTTAAAAGTAGTTCCAGAAAAGAATCTTTTAGTAGTAAAAGGTTGTGTTCCGGGCCATAAGAATGCTTATGTAACCATACAAAGGTAG
- the rplD gene encoding 50S ribosomal protein L4: MKIAVLDIKGKDTGRKANLSDDVFAIEPNDHAVYLDVKQYLAHQRQGTHKSKERAEIAGSTRKIKKQKGTGTARAGSIKSPIFRGGGRIFGPRPKDYTQKLNKNLKRLARKSALTLKSKENAILVVEDFDFDTPRTKDFIDVLKTLGLENKKSLIVLGDSNKGVYLSSRNFKGSEVITNSELSTYKILHANSVVLLESSLEGIESNLNKQ; this comes from the coding sequence ATGAAAATAGCAGTTTTAGATATTAAAGGAAAAGACACAGGTAGAAAGGCAAACCTTTCTGATGATGTTTTCGCTATAGAGCCTAATGATCACGCAGTATACCTAGATGTTAAGCAGTATTTGGCTCATCAGAGACAAGGTACGCACAAATCTAAGGAAAGAGCTGAGATCGCTGGTAGTACTAGAAAGATTAAGAAGCAAAAAGGTACTGGTACTGCGAGAGCAGGTAGTATTAAATCTCCGATTTTTAGAGGTGGTGGTAGAATATTCGGCCCTAGACCTAAAGATTATACTCAAAAGTTAAACAAAAATTTAAAGCGTTTGGCAAGAAAATCAGCATTGACTTTAAAGTCTAAAGAGAATGCGATTTTAGTAGTTGAAGACTTTGATTTTGATACTCCAAGAACTAAGGATTTTATTGATGTTTTAAAGACATTAGGTCTTGAGAATAAAAAATCTTTAATAGTGTTGGGTGATTCAAATAAAGGTGTATATTTGTCTTCGCGTAATTTTAAAGGCTCAGAAGTTATAACTAACTCAGAATTAAGTACTTACAAAATTCTTCATGCTAATAGCGTGGTATTGTTAGAGAGCTCTTTAGAGGGAATTGAATCGAATTTAAATAAACAATAA
- the rplW gene encoding 50S ribosomal protein L23: MSVLIKPIITEKMTADSELNNRYGFVVDPKANKLQIKDAVEATYGVSVKKVRTMNYGPTRKSRYTKTGVQHGKTNAIKKAIVDVVEGDIIDFYSNL, encoded by the coding sequence ATGAGTGTGTTGATAAAACCAATTATAACGGAAAAAATGACTGCTGATAGCGAGTTGAATAACCGTTATGGATTCGTAGTTGACCCTAAGGCTAACAAATTGCAAATAAAAGATGCGGTTGAGGCTACTTATGGTGTTTCTGTGAAAAAGGTTCGTACAATGAATTACGGTCCTACAAGAAAATCCAGATATACGAAAACTGGTGTGCAACATGGAAAAACAAATGCTATTAAAAAAGCAATTGTTGATGTTGTAGAAGGTGATATTATCGATTTTTACAGTAATCTATAA
- the rplB gene encoding 50S ribosomal protein L2, with protein sequence MSVRKLKPITPGQRFRVVNGFDAITADKPEKSLLAPLKKSGGRNSQGKMTIRQKGGGHKRRYRVIDFKRDKQDVLATVKTIEYDPNRTAFIALLEYADGEKRYVIAQNGLQVDQQVSAGSTVAPEIGNALPLSEIPLGTIISCIELRPGQGAVMARSAGTFAQLMAKDGKFVTVKMPSGETRLILSGCMATIGAISNSDHQLLVSGKAGRSRWLGRRPRTRPVAMNPVDHPMGGGEGRASGGHPRSRNGIPAKGFRTRSKTKSTNKYIIERRKK encoded by the coding sequence ATGTCAGTTAGAAAATTAAAACCAATCACTCCAGGACAGCGTTTTAGAGTAGTAAATGGATTTGACGCCATTACTGCTGATAAGCCGGAGAAGAGCTTGCTTGCTCCGTTAAAAAAGTCCGGAGGTAGAAACAGTCAAGGAAAAATGACCATACGCCAAAAAGGTGGAGGTCATAAAAGAAGGTATCGTGTAATAGATTTTAAGAGAGATAAGCAAGATGTGCTTGCTACTGTTAAAACTATTGAGTACGATCCAAATAGAACTGCATTTATTGCTCTTTTGGAATATGCAGATGGTGAGAAGCGTTATGTAATCGCTCAAAATGGTTTGCAAGTTGATCAGCAGGTTTCTGCTGGGTCTACTGTAGCGCCTGAGATCGGTAATGCATTACCATTAAGTGAAATTCCTTTAGGAACTATAATTTCATGTATTGAGTTAAGACCTGGTCAAGGAGCTGTTATGGCTCGTAGTGCTGGTACATTTGCTCAGCTTATGGCAAAAGACGGTAAGTTTGTTACTGTTAAGATGCCATCTGGTGAAACTAGATTAATTCTTTCTGGTTGTATGGCAACGATTGGGGCTATATCTAATTCAGATCATCAATTGCTGGTGTCAGGTAAAGCTGGTAGAAGTAGATGGTTGGGTAGAAGACCAAGAACTAGACCGGTAGCTATGAACCCTGTCGATCACCCAATGGGTGGTGGTGAAGGTAGAGCTTCAGGTGGTCATCCAAGATCGAGAAACGGAATACCTGCTAAAGGATTCAGAACTCGTTCTAAGACCAAGAGTACCAACAAGTATATAATAGAACGTAGAAAGAAATAA